A section of the Tachysurus fulvidraco isolate hzauxx_2018 chromosome 7, HZAU_PFXX_2.0, whole genome shotgun sequence genome encodes:
- the mmd gene encoding monocyte to macrophage differentiation factor isoform X2, giving the protein MASLKRFMNRRAAANCRYQPTSYEHAANCYTHALVIVPAFVGMTLLHRLSDDRWERITALVYGLGLCALFLISTIFHIITWKKSHMRAVEHCFHMCDRVVIYFFIAASYTPWLNLRELGPLASHMRWFVWLMAAAGTIYVFNYHERYKLVELAFYLTMGFSPALVVTSMTNTDGLYELAFGGMIYCMGVVFFKSDGVIPFAHAIWHVFVTLAAAVHYYAIWKYLYRSSTADEVRHVADL; this is encoded by the exons ATGGCCTCGCTGAAAAG attCATGAACAGAAGAGCTGCTGCTAACTGCCGTTACCAACCCACAAGCTACGAGCATGCAGCAAACTGCTACACACACgcg ctggTGATTGTGCCTGCTTTCGTGGGCATGACCCTGCTGCACCGTCTCTCAGATGATCGGTGGGAGAGGATCACAGCCTTGGTGTACGGCCTTGGCCTCTGTGCGCTCTTCCTCATCTCCACCATCTTCCACATCATCACCTGGAAGAAGAGCCACATGAG ggCGGTGGAGCACTGCTTCCACATGTGTGATCGAGTGGTCATCTATTTCTTCATCGCTGCCTCATACACACCCTG gttaAACCTGAGGGAACTAGGTCCTCTGGCGTCTCACATGCGCTGGTTTGTGTGGCTAATGGCGGCTGCTGGAACCATCTATGTGTTCAACTACCACGAGAG GTATAAACTGGTGGAGCTGGCCTTCTATCTGACCATGGGCTTCTCACCTGCCCTGGTGGTGACCTCGATG ACGAACACAGACGGTCTGTATGAGCTGGCGTTTGGTGGGATGATCTACTGCATGGGCGTGGTCTTCTTTAAATCGGACGGCGTCATCCCGTTTGCTCACGCCATCTGGCACGTGTTCGTCACGCTGGCCGCCGCCGTGCACTACTACGCTATCTGGAAATACCTCTACCGCAGCTCAACTGCTGATGAGGTCAGGCACGTggctgacctctga
- the mmd gene encoding monocyte to macrophage differentiation factor isoform X3 — MNRRAAANCRYQPTSYEHAANCYTHALVIVPAFVGMTLLHRLSDDRWERITALVYGLGLCALFLISTIFHIITWKKSHMRAVEHCFHMCDRVVIYFFIAASYTPWLNLRELGPLASHMRWFVWLMAAAGTIYVFNYHERYKLVELAFYLTMGFSPALVVTSMTNTDGLYELAFGGMIYCMGVVFFKSDGVIPFAHAIWHVFVTLAAAVHYYAIWKYLYRSSTADEVRHVADL, encoded by the exons ATGAACAGAAGAGCTGCTGCTAACTGCCGTTACCAACCCACAAGCTACGAGCATGCAGCAAACTGCTACACACACgcg ctggTGATTGTGCCTGCTTTCGTGGGCATGACCCTGCTGCACCGTCTCTCAGATGATCGGTGGGAGAGGATCACAGCCTTGGTGTACGGCCTTGGCCTCTGTGCGCTCTTCCTCATCTCCACCATCTTCCACATCATCACCTGGAAGAAGAGCCACATGAG ggCGGTGGAGCACTGCTTCCACATGTGTGATCGAGTGGTCATCTATTTCTTCATCGCTGCCTCATACACACCCTG gttaAACCTGAGGGAACTAGGTCCTCTGGCGTCTCACATGCGCTGGTTTGTGTGGCTAATGGCGGCTGCTGGAACCATCTATGTGTTCAACTACCACGAGAG GTATAAACTGGTGGAGCTGGCCTTCTATCTGACCATGGGCTTCTCACCTGCCCTGGTGGTGACCTCGATG ACGAACACAGACGGTCTGTATGAGCTGGCGTTTGGTGGGATGATCTACTGCATGGGCGTGGTCTTCTTTAAATCGGACGGCGTCATCCCGTTTGCTCACGCCATCTGGCACGTGTTCGTCACGCTGGCCGCCGCCGTGCACTACTACGCTATCTGGAAATACCTCTACCGCAGCTCAACTGCTGATGAGGTCAGGCACGTggctgacctctga
- the mmd gene encoding monocyte to macrophage differentiation factor isoform X1: MKRVNSFQRFMNRRAAANCRYQPTSYEHAANCYTHALVIVPAFVGMTLLHRLSDDRWERITALVYGLGLCALFLISTIFHIITWKKSHMRAVEHCFHMCDRVVIYFFIAASYTPWLNLRELGPLASHMRWFVWLMAAAGTIYVFNYHERYKLVELAFYLTMGFSPALVVTSMTNTDGLYELAFGGMIYCMGVVFFKSDGVIPFAHAIWHVFVTLAAAVHYYAIWKYLYRSSTADEVRHVADL, translated from the exons ATGAAGAGAGTCAACAGCTTCCAAAG attCATGAACAGAAGAGCTGCTGCTAACTGCCGTTACCAACCCACAAGCTACGAGCATGCAGCAAACTGCTACACACACgcg ctggTGATTGTGCCTGCTTTCGTGGGCATGACCCTGCTGCACCGTCTCTCAGATGATCGGTGGGAGAGGATCACAGCCTTGGTGTACGGCCTTGGCCTCTGTGCGCTCTTCCTCATCTCCACCATCTTCCACATCATCACCTGGAAGAAGAGCCACATGAG ggCGGTGGAGCACTGCTTCCACATGTGTGATCGAGTGGTCATCTATTTCTTCATCGCTGCCTCATACACACCCTG gttaAACCTGAGGGAACTAGGTCCTCTGGCGTCTCACATGCGCTGGTTTGTGTGGCTAATGGCGGCTGCTGGAACCATCTATGTGTTCAACTACCACGAGAG GTATAAACTGGTGGAGCTGGCCTTCTATCTGACCATGGGCTTCTCACCTGCCCTGGTGGTGACCTCGATG ACGAACACAGACGGTCTGTATGAGCTGGCGTTTGGTGGGATGATCTACTGCATGGGCGTGGTCTTCTTTAAATCGGACGGCGTCATCCCGTTTGCTCACGCCATCTGGCACGTGTTCGTCACGCTGGCCGCCGCCGTGCACTACTACGCTATCTGGAAATACCTCTACCGCAGCTCAACTGCTGATGAGGTCAGGCACGTggctgacctctga
- the tmem100a gene encoding transmembrane protein 100: MPEDTAKDTMTVPECPSLSVKANNNNNKNDPPPSVSIPLVNDGPLTAATGGTELSCFRCTLPFGVVVLIAGIVVTAVAYSLNSHGSTISHFGLALLSAGVALLGLSAGCWKLRSEKKKEERRRESQAALVTNQRII; encoded by the coding sequence ATGCCCGAAGACACTGCGAAAGACACCATGACAGTCCCAGAGTGCCCTTCTCTCAGCGTTAaagccaacaacaacaacaacaagaacgaTCCACCGCCTTCGGTATCCATCCCTCTGGTGAACGACGGCCCTCTGACGGCGGCGACGGGTGGCACGGAGCTCTCGTGCTTCCGCTGTACCCTTCCCTTTGGTGTGGTGGTGCTGATTGCCGGCATCGTGGTCACGGCTGTTGCCTATAGTCTTAACTCTCATGGCTCCACCATCTCTCACTTCGGCCTGGCACTGCTGTCAGCCGGCGTGGCTCTGCTTGGCCTCAGCGCCGGCTGTTGGAAGCTCCGCAGTgagaaaaagaaggaggagCGGAGACGGGAGAGCCAGGCTGCACTAGTCACCAACCAGAGGATCATCTAA